From a region of the Pseudanabaena sp. PCC 7367 genome:
- a CDS encoding helix-turn-helix domain-containing protein, producing MDTKAMRSPHEILSLVMQRHELTGTQMAHQSGLSEAQISNFKTGRKSLATESLIKLIMALPNDARVEFLEAAFDLPDLGYAYLKRPRPFTAFLLWWLNEFDVTLRDLQKKALIYTNFEIEQLDDLLHNRRDPTDTELLGFSIIMAQIDPDQEERYATEKLIAIRDCGEPYMWSALEAESSINTLGSKNGKRGKYP from the coding sequence ATGGACACAAAAGCAATGCGATCGCCGCATGAGATTCTTAGTCTAGTAATGCAGCGCCACGAATTAACCGGCACCCAAATGGCTCATCAGTCGGGGTTGTCCGAAGCTCAAATTAGCAACTTCAAAACTGGCCGCAAAAGTCTGGCCACAGAAAGCTTAATTAAATTAATTATGGCGTTGCCTAATGATGCTCGTGTTGAATTCCTAGAGGCTGCTTTCGATCTGCCTGATTTAGGTTATGCCTATCTGAAGCGGCCACGTCCGTTTACAGCATTCCTGTTGTGGTGGTTGAATGAATTTGATGTCACCCTACGTGATTTGCAAAAGAAGGCATTGATCTATACCAATTTTGAGATCGAGCAACTAGACGACCTATTGCATAATCGCCGCGACCCAACTGATACTGAATTGTTGGGTTTTTCGATCATTATGGCGCAGATCGATCCTGACCAAGAGGAACGCTACGCAACAGAAAAGTTAATTGCAATTCGTGATTGTGGTGAACCTTATATGTGGTCGGCTCTTGAAGCAGAATCGAGTATCAATACGCTGGGGTCAAAGAATGGCAAAAGGGGTAAATATCCCTAG
- a CDS encoding AAA family ATPase — translation MFSRLELDNFGIFNQFVWENHTRINILIGKNDTGKSYLLKILYALAKSIEDHNKQAQPDSLQKDLRTLLADKLIWTFQPEKGLGQLVTKGQSRLNVEARICKENYHFSFGRDTNRQIKDISNFVLPSDNLGAIFIPPKEVLTAFEAIAAVREQLEIFGFDDTYYDLITALRLPTTQGRIQKDLKEVLDSLEQLFSGEIVREDKQFVLKRGREKFGMFQVAEGVKKIGVLTTLIRNRVLQKGTILFIDEPENNLHPEAIVTLCKMLFSLSKAGIQIYLATHSYFVIQQFELIARHHNEEIQICSLVKQDETENTITPEFQDLRQGIPDNPIIDVSIKLYEEDVRLELEV, via the coding sequence ATGTTTTCAAGATTAGAACTTGATAACTTTGGTATTTTTAACCAATTTGTGTGGGAGAACCATACCAGAATTAATATCTTAATTGGCAAAAATGATACCGGTAAAAGCTATCTACTTAAAATCCTTTATGCACTTGCAAAGAGTATAGAAGATCATAATAAACAAGCACAGCCAGATTCCTTACAGAAAGACCTAAGAACTCTGCTGGCAGATAAACTAATTTGGACATTTCAACCCGAGAAAGGATTAGGTCAATTAGTTACAAAGGGGCAAAGTAGATTAAATGTAGAAGCTCGTATATGCAAAGAAAATTATCACTTTTCTTTCGGGCGTGACACCAATCGTCAAATCAAAGATATTTCTAATTTTGTTCTACCTTCAGATAACTTGGGAGCGATTTTTATTCCTCCTAAAGAAGTGCTGACAGCTTTTGAAGCGATCGCCGCAGTACGCGAGCAGCTTGAAATTTTTGGCTTTGACGATACATACTATGACCTGATTACCGCCCTACGTTTACCAACTACTCAAGGCAGAATCCAAAAAGATTTAAAGGAAGTTCTGGACAGTCTTGAACAGCTCTTCAGTGGTGAGATTGTCCGTGAAGATAAGCAGTTTGTGCTGAAGCGAGGTAGAGAAAAGTTTGGCATGTTTCAGGTGGCTGAAGGTGTTAAAAAAATTGGCGTTCTTACTACCCTTATTCGTAATCGCGTTCTTCAAAAGGGAACTATCTTATTTATAGATGAGCCCGAAAATAATCTGCATCCTGAAGCGATCGTGACGCTTTGCAAAATGCTGTTTAGTCTCAGTAAAGCAGGAATTCAAATTTACCTCGCTACCCATAGCTATTTTGTGATTCAGCAGTTTGAACTAATTGCGCGTCATCATAATGAAGAAATTCAGATTTGCTCTTTAGTGAAACAAGATGAAACAGAAAATACAATCACACCGGAATTCCAAGATTTACGCCAGGGAATTCCTGATAATCCAATTATTGATGTTTCTATTAAGCTGTATGAGGAGGATGTGAGATTGGAGTTAGAAGTGTAG
- a CDS encoding sensor histidine kinase encodes MVGNPEPWYPSKQRRSMEQTDMLYRSLFYGSEHAIVVYARDTTVLAINPVAAKHLGRSIEECWGKTLQELEPSKYELTGQRLAQVIDTGETLQTEDWLELPSGNKCFASTLQVIRDFEPGKDAVQAIAVDITAQKQAAAANQENEFRSRYLYENTPVMMHSIDSAGRLVNVSNHWLAKLGYTRKEVIGRKSIEFLSPASRRYAEEIALPVFFQTGRVEDVPYQFVCKDGRLLDVLLSAIVEYDQNGNINHSLAVLNDVTEQKKAEADLRQAYAEVEAQVLQRTEQLSQANQLLHQEIKKHVVTETALRESEATKQIILDTIPDLLVRMDAAGNYLDMISGGDIPLIKPLEEMENVNIYDAIPHDLAEQRMHFTAIALATGEKQIYEYKIEVKGRVYYEEARIVVIGEDEVLVIIRNISDRKEVEAALHESRERYRLLSMLSPIGIWKADPQGRYLYVNERECQITGLSEAELIVEGWESALFSDDREQVLTKWSNFRAQAERNEAEEIDLECRLLHVDGTIAWVWTQIVVERDDHGEISGYIGAVIDISDRKAAEIALSDNSAFLQTIMDNLPVPLFVKDGRTENFGQFIFVNEIFEHLFGVSAADIIGKTDYDFFPQEQADFFRLKDLEAYETKGGVDIPEEPIDSITLGRRILRTLKVPLFDQAGNPKYLIGFAQDITDYKTNEAKMQANLLKEQELNQLKTEFVNITSHEFRNPLATISAACENLINYSHKLSEQSKRKRLSNIKQACQHMHNLLEEVLALAKLESGKFVYDPAFLDFGAFCLETINKFEVTSQQKSIDLDYQVIGDCSQLWLDRRLASLALHNLLSNAIKFSPAHSTVSMTIERHDQTVTVVVADQGIGIPAQDLDQLFNSFHRASNATQIEGTGLGLSIAKQVIELCGGTINVTSTIDQGSTFTIELPCMRSN; translated from the coding sequence ATGGTCGGCAATCCTGAGCCTTGGTACCCAAGTAAGCAAAGGCGATCGATGGAGCAAACTGACATGCTGTACCGATCGTTGTTTTATGGTTCTGAACATGCGATCGTGGTCTATGCCAGGGATACTACTGTTCTAGCGATCAATCCGGTTGCGGCTAAGCATCTAGGGCGATCGATCGAGGAATGCTGGGGCAAGACGTTGCAAGAATTAGAGCCATCAAAATATGAGCTAACCGGCCAAAGGCTAGCACAGGTAATTGATACTGGCGAAACGCTGCAGACCGAAGATTGGCTTGAATTGCCCAGTGGGAATAAATGCTTCGCTTCTACCTTGCAAGTGATTCGGGATTTTGAACCGGGCAAAGACGCGGTGCAGGCGATCGCCGTTGATATCACTGCCCAAAAGCAAGCGGCAGCAGCAAACCAGGAAAATGAATTCCGCTCTCGCTATCTCTATGAAAATACGCCAGTAATGATGCATTCGATCGATAGTGCGGGCAGATTGGTGAATGTTAGTAACCATTGGCTGGCAAAACTTGGCTACACCAGAAAGGAAGTGATTGGCAGAAAGTCGATTGAATTCCTCTCACCAGCTTCACGCCGCTATGCAGAAGAGATTGCCTTGCCTGTCTTTTTCCAAACTGGGAGAGTAGAAGATGTGCCATATCAGTTCGTTTGTAAAGATGGTCGGCTCTTAGATGTTTTACTCTCGGCGATCGTGGAGTATGACCAGAATGGCAATATTAACCATTCATTGGCCGTATTGAATGATGTAACTGAGCAAAAAAAAGCAGAAGCAGATCTCCGTCAAGCCTATGCAGAAGTGGAAGCCCAGGTGCTACAACGGACAGAGCAACTAAGTCAGGCCAATCAACTTCTTCATCAAGAGATTAAAAAACATGTGGTGACGGAAACTGCGCTGCGCGAGAGTGAAGCAACTAAGCAGATTATCTTAGATACCATTCCCGATTTATTGGTGCGGATGGATGCAGCAGGCAATTATCTCGATATGATATCTGGTGGTGATATCCCCTTGATCAAGCCGCTAGAGGAAATGGAAAATGTCAATATTTATGATGCTATACCTCACGATCTGGCAGAGCAGCGTATGCACTTCACTGCAATTGCTTTGGCCACTGGCGAGAAACAGATTTACGAATATAAAATAGAAGTAAAAGGAAGGGTCTATTATGAAGAGGCTCGGATTGTAGTTATTGGTGAAGATGAAGTTTTAGTTATTATTCGTAATATTAGCGATCGCAAGGAAGTAGAAGCTGCCCTGCATGAAAGTAGAGAAAGATATCGATTACTATCAATGCTCAGCCCGATCGGGATCTGGAAAGCCGACCCACAAGGGCGCTATCTTTATGTAAATGAACGGGAATGTCAGATCACTGGTCTTAGTGAAGCGGAATTAATCGTAGAAGGGTGGGAAAGTGCCTTATTCTCTGACGATCGAGAACAGGTTCTAACAAAATGGTCAAACTTCAGAGCTCAAGCTGAGCGTAATGAAGCAGAGGAAATCGACTTAGAATGTCGCTTACTGCATGTTGATGGTACGATCGCCTGGGTCTGGACGCAGATCGTAGTAGAACGCGATGATCATGGTGAAATTAGTGGTTATATTGGCGCCGTAATTGATATTAGCGATCGTAAAGCAGCCGAGATCGCTCTATCTGATAATTCTGCTTTCCTGCAAACAATCATGGATAATCTACCGGTTCCTTTATTCGTGAAAGACGGCCGCACAGAAAATTTTGGCCAGTTCATCTTTGTCAATGAAATCTTTGAGCATTTGTTTGGAGTCTCAGCCGCTGATATCATCGGTAAAACGGATTATGATTTCTTTCCCCAAGAACAGGCAGATTTCTTTCGACTCAAGGATCTAGAGGCCTATGAGACCAAAGGGGGCGTGGATATTCCCGAAGAACCGATCGATAGTATCACCCTGGGCAGGAGAATTCTGCGTACCCTCAAAGTCCCCCTCTTTGATCAGGCGGGTAATCCCAAGTACCTGATTGGTTTTGCTCAGGATATTACTGATTACAAGACCAATGAAGCGAAAATGCAAGCTAATCTGCTGAAGGAACAAGAGTTAAATCAGCTCAAAACTGAATTTGTGAACATTACTTCCCATGAGTTCCGTAACCCACTCGCTACAATCAGTGCAGCTTGTGAGAATCTGATCAACTATTCCCACAAACTGTCAGAGCAGAGCAAACGAAAACGCTTGAGTAATATTAAACAAGCCTGCCAACATATGCATAACTTGCTAGAGGAGGTGTTGGCATTGGCGAAATTGGAATCGGGTAAGTTTGTCTATGACCCAGCTTTCCTTGATTTTGGGGCGTTCTGCCTGGAAACAATTAACAAATTTGAAGTAACTAGTCAACAAAAATCAATCGACCTGGATTATCAAGTGATCGGCGATTGCAGTCAGCTTTGGCTCGATCGGCGCTTAGCTAGCCTGGCTTTGCATAATCTCTTGAGTAATGCAATCAAGTTCTCACCTGCCCACAGCACAGTCAGCATGACCATAGAGCGCCATGATCAAACAGTAACAGTAGTAGTAGCAGATCAGGGGATTGGCATTCCCGCTCAGGATCTAGACCAGCTATTTAACTCCTTTCATCGCGCCAGTAATGCTACCCAAATCGAGGGCACAGGCTTGGGCTTGTCGATCGCTAAGCAGGTAATTGAGCTATGCGGCGGCACCATTAATGTAACCAGCACGATCGATCAGGGCTCAACCTTCACGATTGAACTGCCCTGTATGCGATCGAACTAA
- a CDS encoding PFE-CTERM domain-containing protein: MVLFLATASLCGAIGLPNPAAALTFSMMDNLEAPGGGFFGDPIGPGFTIERNQYESDTNVFFFLESVNQIFAVPIAVDADQPGVNYNSGNLSIGAIPAGIMIDSYYFSYDPETDGIGISRSTTASITFDKPIGGLIFQDTFLSASDTLDPSNLNFAQANVTYPPDGIVNPGINDMNIGVDGGSAGITWTGRTLNFDVSAGSNGVDNVRVLLVPFEFSPSMGLVALGLGAAGWYVAKKRVARLRKIS; this comes from the coding sequence ATGGTACTGTTCCTGGCCACAGCTAGCCTGTGCGGGGCGATCGGCTTACCCAACCCCGCCGCTGCTCTTACTTTTTCAATGATGGATAACCTAGAGGCACCGGGTGGTGGCTTTTTTGGTGATCCAATCGGTCCTGGTTTTACGATTGAACGTAATCAATATGAAAGCGATACTAACGTTTTCTTCTTTCTAGAAAGTGTGAACCAGATTTTTGCGGTGCCGATTGCAGTGGATGCGGATCAACCAGGTGTGAACTATAACAGCGGTAATCTCAGTATTGGCGCAATTCCGGCTGGGATTATGATTGATTCTTACTATTTTTCCTATGACCCAGAAACTGATGGGATTGGCATTAGTCGATCGACCACCGCTTCGATCACCTTTGATAAACCGATCGGCGGCTTGATTTTCCAGGATACTTTCCTCAGTGCCTCAGATACCCTTGATCCTTCTAATCTTAACTTTGCCCAAGCGAATGTTACTTATCCCCCTGATGGTATTGTTAATCCCGGCATAAATGACATGAATATTGGCGTGGATGGTGGCAGCGCTGGCATTACCTGGACTGGTCGCACCCTGAACTTTGATGTTAGTGCTGGTTCCAATGGGGTAGATAATGTGCGGGTGTTGCTGGTGCCGTTTGAGTTTAGCCCCAGTATGGGATTGGTGGCGCTGGGGCTGGGGGCGGCGGGTTGGTATGTTGCTAAAAAACGCGTGGCTCGTCTTCGTAAAATTTCGTAA